A single Nicotiana tabacum cultivar K326 chromosome 5, ASM71507v2, whole genome shotgun sequence DNA region contains:
- the LOC107820290 gene encoding protein EXORDIUM-like 5, which yields MFRVILNLFLLSLLFQFGFNYASSPTAQTLELKNPNYFNPKLPPKTLSSSKKFEGSSDLVNLRYHMGPVLSSPINIYLIWYGKWAPSQQLLIKDFLLSVSTFNHRAAPSPSVAEWWSTVSLYTDQTGANISRSVLIAGEYSDYKYSQGKNLNRLSIQDVIAEAVRSKPFTVDHKKGIYLVLTSVDVTMQDFCRAVCGFHYFTFASKVGYTLPYAWVGNSGKQCPEVCAYPFAVPGYMGGGGPGALKSPNGDVGVDGMISVIGHELAELSSNPLVNAWYAGEDPVAPTEIGDLCEGLYGTGGGGGYIGQVMKDRDGRTYNLNGRRGRKFLVQWIWSPVLKACAGPNAMD from the coding sequence ATGTTTAGAGTTATACTAAACCTATTTCTCTTATCCCTTTTGTTTCAGTTTGGATTTAACTATGCATCTTCCCCTACAGCACAAACTCTTGAGCTCAAAAACCCAAACTACTTCAACCCAAAGCTTCCCCCAAAAACACTCTCTTCCTCAAAAAAGTTCGAGGGATCTTCAGACCTGGTAAATCTCCGTTACCATATGGGTCCAGTTCTCTCTTCTCCGATCAATATCTACCTCATTTGGTATGGTAAGTGGGCCCCATCACAGCAACTCCTCATTAAAGATTTCCTCCTATCTGTCTCCACCTTCAACCACCGTGCTGCTCCTTCACCTTCCGTCGCGGAGTGGTGGAGCACTGTATCTCTGTACACTGACCAAACCGGAGCTAATATCTCCCGCTCCGTACTCATCGCCGGGGAATACTCTGACTATAAGTATTCTCAGGGGAAAAACCTTAATCGCCTCTCCATTCAAGATGTCATTGCTGAAGCCGTCCGATCAAAACCATTCACCGTCGATCATAAAAAAGGGATCTACCTCGTGTTAACTTCGGTCGATGTTACGATGCAGGACTTTTGTCGAGCAGTTTGTGGGTTTCACTACTTCACCTTCGCATCGAAAGTTGGTTACACATTGCCATACGCTTGGGTCGGAAACTCCGGGAAACAATGTCCCGAAGTTTGTGCTTACCCGTTTGCCGTGCCGGGATACATGGGAGGAGGTGGGCCCGGGGCATTGAAGTCACCAAACGGAGACGTCGGAGTTGACGGAATGATAAGCGTGATAGGTCACGAACTAGCTGAACTATCATCAAATCCGTTAGTGAATGCGTGGTATGCTGGGGAAGATCCGGTTGCGCCGACGGAGATCGGAGATTTGTGTGAGGGATTGTATGGTACGGGCGGTGGGGGTGGGTACATTGGACAGGTAATGAAGGATAGAGATGGCCGGACTTATAATTTGAACGGACGGAGAGGAAGGAAGTTTTTGGTTCAGTGGATATGGAGCCCTGTTCTTAAAGCTTGTGCTGGTCCAAACGCCATGGATTAG